In one window of Opitutus sp. GAS368 DNA:
- the rrtA gene encoding rhombosortase — MKSFRPVLLLAVLPAILLWFTPATHGALLYDRTAILRGEWWRLWTGHWVHFSFSHLAWNLAVLLGAGTWLEHLRPGWLLRYILIGSPLISLGLLVGELTMHTYGGLSGLATGTITLLALTQLAQTGTARVWWAGMLALIVAKCAFDASHTQALFAQFDSPDIRPSTLAHIAGAGTALVFFLSRPIRFCLPLGRAVRSASPPSAVS, encoded by the coding sequence ATGAAATCCTTCCGCCCAGTCCTGCTGCTCGCGGTGTTGCCGGCGATTCTGCTTTGGTTCACCCCGGCCACCCACGGCGCGCTCCTCTACGATCGCACCGCGATCCTCCGGGGCGAGTGGTGGCGGCTGTGGACCGGGCATTGGGTGCACTTCTCCTTCTCCCATCTCGCTTGGAACCTGGCCGTCCTGCTCGGCGCCGGCACCTGGCTGGAACACCTGCGGCCGGGCTGGCTCCTCCGCTATATCTTAATCGGCTCGCCCTTGATCAGCCTGGGGCTGCTGGTAGGAGAACTCACGATGCACACCTACGGCGGCCTGTCCGGCCTGGCCACGGGGACCATCACTTTGCTCGCCCTGACGCAGCTCGCCCAGACCGGCACAGCGCGGGTGTGGTGGGCCGGCATGTTGGCGCTGATCGTGGCCAAATGCGCCTTCGATGCCAGTCACACGCAGGCGCTGTTTGCGCAATTCGACTCACCCGACATCCGGCCTTCCACCCTGGCGCATATCGCCGGCGCCGGGACCGCGCTGGTCTTTTTCCTGTCGCGGCCCATCCGGTTTTGTCTTCCGCTGGGGCGGGCCGTTCGCTCTGCCTCGCCACCCTCTGCCGTTTCCTGA
- a CDS encoding DUF5069 domain-containing protein, producing the protein MPRVDGLRSPSDKTLAGLHHLGRMLDKMRLKLAGRLPEDYHRNYGLSVGLDGNLCGFLDVKFEEVEARVAQGGTDEEIAEWIFARGLRPNRGQANVWNEYVRKLGWNDRVSGFVAKVKKEAGLEAHPACTTFELIDLSEGREPPVQRT; encoded by the coding sequence ATGCCCCGAGTTGACGGCCTCCGCTCGCCCTCCGACAAGACCCTCGCCGGCCTGCACCACCTTGGCCGCATGCTCGACAAGATGCGCCTGAAGCTGGCCGGCCGGCTGCCCGAGGACTACCACCGCAACTACGGCCTGTCGGTCGGCCTCGACGGCAACCTGTGCGGTTTCCTCGACGTGAAGTTTGAGGAGGTCGAGGCGCGCGTGGCGCAGGGCGGCACGGACGAGGAGATCGCGGAATGGATTTTCGCTCGCGGCCTGCGCCCGAACCGCGGCCAGGCCAACGTCTGGAACGAATATGTGCGCAAGCTCGGCTGGAATGACCGCGTCTCCGGCTTTGTTGCCAAGGTGAAGAAGGAAGCCGGGCTGGAGGCGCATCCCGCCTGCACCACTTTCGAGCTCATCGACCTCAGCGAGGGCCGCGAGCCGCCGGTGCAACGGACCTGA
- a CDS encoding MFS transporter, translating into MKPNRNYLLLLAGQFLSAFGDNAILAVIVGQLTYLQKAGAITAEQLRTSNTIYTSLLFVPYVLLAPLAGYLNDRFAKTMWLVGGNALKLLGTGLCALSVWFGPTWQGLGYLVVGIGACFYGPAKYGILPEILPRERLVKANGTVELLTLVAILSGYITGSALADVFKDRVLVSYGVLGVLFGTALLLNFLMTPTPHKPDIRLGESIGEFTGHLRDLLAGARLRRVIVGTALFWVCGAAMKINFQPWGLEVLHLSDNTQIALLSAWLAVGIMLGSILAGQLHAVGDLSRAKTYGFALAAMLALLSTVNTLGFWRTPVVQLGPLHLVVPVVLLLIATGVAAGLFLIPLNAALQAESDPAKLGKTIAVQNLGDNLGMLLAGAYVFAGVKVGLSSSGVFLGLALGVAAIVAWMKFAAKPVSP; encoded by the coding sequence ATGAAACCGAACCGCAACTACCTCCTCCTGCTCGCCGGCCAGTTTCTCAGCGCCTTTGGCGACAACGCTATCCTCGCCGTCATCGTCGGCCAGCTCACCTACCTGCAGAAGGCGGGCGCGATCACCGCCGAGCAGCTGCGCACGAGCAACACGATCTACACGAGCCTGCTGTTTGTGCCGTATGTGCTGCTCGCCCCGCTCGCCGGTTACCTCAATGACCGCTTCGCCAAGACCATGTGGCTCGTCGGCGGCAACGCGCTGAAGCTCCTCGGCACCGGCCTGTGCGCCCTGAGCGTGTGGTTTGGCCCCACCTGGCAGGGCCTCGGCTACCTCGTGGTCGGCATCGGCGCGTGTTTCTACGGTCCGGCCAAATACGGCATCCTGCCCGAGATCCTGCCGCGCGAACGCCTCGTCAAGGCCAACGGCACGGTCGAGCTGCTCACGCTCGTCGCGATTCTCAGCGGCTACATCACCGGCTCGGCGCTGGCCGATGTCTTCAAAGACCGCGTGCTTGTCTCCTACGGCGTCCTCGGGGTGCTCTTTGGCACCGCGCTGCTGCTCAACTTCCTGATGACGCCCACGCCGCACAAGCCCGACATCCGGCTCGGCGAAAGCATCGGCGAGTTTACCGGCCACCTGCGCGACCTGCTGGCCGGCGCCCGGCTCCGGCGCGTGATCGTAGGCACGGCGCTCTTCTGGGTCTGCGGCGCCGCAATGAAGATCAACTTCCAGCCCTGGGGCCTCGAGGTGCTGCACTTGTCGGACAACACCCAGATCGCATTGCTCAGCGCCTGGCTCGCGGTGGGCATCATGCTCGGCAGCATCCTCGCCGGGCAGTTGCACGCGGTCGGCGACCTGAGCCGCGCCAAGACCTACGGTTTCGCCCTGGCCGCGATGCTGGCACTGCTGTCCACGGTCAATACGCTCGGTTTCTGGCGCACGCCGGTCGTTCAGCTCGGGCCGTTGCACCTGGTCGTACCGGTCGTGCTGCTGCTCATCGCCACCGGCGTGGCCGCCGGATTGTTCCTCATCCCGCTCAACGCCGCACTGCAGGCCGAGTCCGACCCGGCCAAGCTCGGCAAGACGATCGCCGTGCAGAACCTCGGCGACAACCTCGGCATGCTGCTGGCCGGCGCCTATGTGTTCGCCGGCGTGAAGGTCGGGCTCAGCTCCAGCGGCGTGTTCCTCGGCCTCGCCCTCGGCGTCGCCGCCATCGTGGCCTGGATGAAATTCGCGGCCAAGCCCGTCTCACCATGA
- a CDS encoding LysR family transcriptional regulator, producing MNIHHLELFYYVARHGGISRAVRNMPYGIQQPAVSSQILLLEEDLGAKLFERQPFKLTREGEELYEFVRPFFDNLFPVAEKLRKQSAPSLRIGASELVLRDYLPAVVEQLRRHEPKLRLGLRSGFQHEVEQWLLDREIDLAIVPLESKPPARVRCLRLLRLPLVLLVHKKSKLKSAATLWAGGEITAPLICLPPTEPMTRNFRTGLQRRQIDWPHSIEASSMELVTRYVANGYGIGVSLGDTEVVKHPDVRVLPLEGFDPLEMAALWSGEPSPLVRVVLEESQRFVAKHWPDLAVSDRLG from the coding sequence ATGAACATCCACCACCTGGAGCTGTTCTACTATGTGGCGCGGCACGGCGGCATCAGCCGCGCGGTGCGCAACATGCCCTACGGCATCCAGCAGCCGGCGGTCAGCAGCCAGATCCTGCTGTTGGAGGAGGATCTCGGGGCGAAGCTCTTCGAGCGCCAGCCGTTCAAGCTCACCCGCGAGGGGGAGGAGCTCTATGAGTTTGTCCGGCCGTTCTTCGACAACCTCTTTCCGGTGGCCGAGAAACTGCGCAAGCAGTCCGCCCCGTCGCTGCGCATCGGGGCTTCCGAGCTGGTGCTGCGCGACTACCTGCCGGCCGTCGTCGAGCAGCTGCGCCGCCACGAGCCGAAGCTGCGGCTCGGCCTGCGCTCGGGTTTCCAGCACGAGGTGGAGCAGTGGCTGCTCGACCGGGAGATCGACCTCGCCATCGTTCCGCTCGAGAGCAAGCCGCCCGCGCGGGTGCGCTGCCTGCGGTTGTTGCGCCTGCCGCTGGTGCTGCTGGTGCACAAGAAATCCAAGCTCAAGTCCGCCGCGACACTCTGGGCCGGCGGCGAAATCACCGCGCCCCTCATCTGCCTGCCGCCCACGGAGCCGATGACCAGGAATTTCCGCACGGGTCTGCAGCGCCGGCAGATCGACTGGCCGCACTCGATCGAGGCGAGCTCGATGGAGCTGGTCACGCGCTACGTGGCCAACGGCTACGGCATCGGCGTGAGCCTCGGCGACACCGAGGTGGTCAAACACCCGGACGTGCGCGTGCTGCCGCTCGAGGGTTTCGATCCGCTCGAGATGGCGGCGCTGTGGAGCGGCGAGCCGTCGCCGCTCGTGCGCGTGGTGCTCGAGGAATCGCAGCGCTTCGTGGCGAAACACTGGCCCGACCTCGCGGTGTCGGACCGGTTGGGGTAG
- a CDS encoding ABC transporter ATP-binding protein has protein sequence MPLLEIKDLVKTYARPGGGEHRVVDVREFTLDAGAQQALRGESGTGKTTFLHLIAGILAPDSGSIRLDGREVATLGEARRDRLRAEAIGYIFQTFNLLQGHTALENVELGMAFGRGVDRAHAASLLQRVGLGDKLGHFPRQLSTGQQQRVAVARALANRPKLVLADEPTGNLDRRHARESLELIREVCRESGAALLLVSHDERVLAAFEHMQDFSAMNRALNMTAS, from the coding sequence ATGCCACTGCTCGAAATCAAGGATCTGGTGAAGACCTACGCCCGGCCGGGCGGCGGGGAACACCGGGTGGTGGACGTGCGGGAGTTCACCCTCGACGCCGGCGCCCAGCAGGCCCTGCGCGGCGAGAGTGGCACGGGCAAGACGACCTTCCTCCATCTCATCGCCGGCATCCTGGCCCCGGACAGCGGCAGCATCCGGCTCGACGGACGCGAGGTCGCCACGCTCGGCGAGGCCCGCCGCGACCGGCTGCGGGCCGAGGCCATCGGTTACATTTTCCAGACCTTCAACCTGCTGCAGGGGCATACGGCCTTGGAGAACGTCGAGCTCGGCATGGCGTTCGGCCGCGGGGTGGACCGGGCGCACGCCGCGTCGCTGCTCCAGCGCGTGGGGCTCGGCGACAAGCTCGGGCATTTCCCGCGCCAGCTCTCGACCGGCCAGCAGCAGCGCGTGGCGGTGGCCCGCGCCCTGGCCAACCGGCCGAAGCTCGTCCTCGCCGACGAGCCGACCGGCAACCTCGACCGCCGCCATGCGCGCGAGTCGCTCGAGCTGATCCGCGAGGTCTGCCGCGAATCCGGCGCCGCGCTGCTGCTCGTGAGCCACGACGAGCGGGTGCTGGCGGCCTTCGAGCACATGCAGGACTTTTCGGCGATGAACCGGGCGCTCAACATGACTGCATCATGA
- a CDS encoding DUF885 domain-containing protein: MKPTRLLALLATSVSALFAADKNFDTWAETFSADWVRSNPTFSTIQQYLPAGEQDALDRQLTKITKEARAERVAKARAGLAELAKFDRASLDAQQRVSAATIEWSLKGIIESEPFADYSYVFNQFQGLHVNLVNFMSQSHPIRNKRDVENYLARLALIAGQMDEGVAQARDAAARGFLMPDFITKSALGQFERFLADAPRQNRFVASLDERAAKLKDVTEAERAQFVAEAEKITTEAIIPAFKRAQALLQAQLPLTTDHAGICWLPGGDKAYANALRRSTTTDMTAEQIHALGLSEVARIEKEMDALFRQLGYQDGTIKERMEKLEADQQPKEADPRPALLARFESILRDAQERSKLVFDITPKAPVVVKREPPFTEKTAAAHYTGPAKDGSRPGTFWAPLPGPKFEMVTMRTLVYHEGVPGHHFQIALQRETDSLPRYRRDGVFGGGSAFAEGWALYAEQLAAENNWYDGDLVGHLGQLNDELFRARRLVVDTGLHAMKWTRQQAIDYGIPPSEVERYVVWPGQACSYKIGQLKILELRAKAKAALGPKFEIKQFHNLVLQNGNVPLAVLAQEVDDWVAAKR; the protein is encoded by the coding sequence ATGAAACCCACCCGCCTGCTTGCCCTGCTTGCCACCAGCGTTTCCGCGCTGTTCGCCGCCGACAAAAACTTCGACACCTGGGCCGAGACCTTCTCCGCCGACTGGGTGCGCTCGAACCCGACGTTCTCGACCATCCAGCAATACCTGCCCGCCGGCGAACAAGACGCGCTCGACCGCCAGCTGACCAAGATCACCAAGGAAGCTCGCGCCGAACGCGTCGCGAAGGCCAGGGCCGGGCTCGCGGAGCTCGCGAAGTTTGACCGCGCCTCGCTGGACGCCCAGCAGCGCGTCTCCGCCGCCACCATCGAGTGGTCGCTCAAGGGCATCATCGAGTCCGAGCCGTTCGCCGACTACAGCTACGTCTTCAACCAGTTCCAAGGGCTGCACGTGAACCTCGTGAACTTCATGAGCCAGTCGCACCCCATCCGGAACAAGCGCGACGTCGAGAACTACCTGGCCCGCCTCGCGCTCATCGCCGGCCAGATGGACGAGGGCGTCGCCCAGGCCAGGGACGCCGCCGCGCGCGGGTTTCTCATGCCGGACTTCATCACCAAGTCCGCGCTCGGCCAGTTCGAGCGCTTCCTCGCCGACGCCCCGCGCCAGAACCGGTTCGTCGCCTCGCTCGACGAGCGCGCCGCCAAGCTCAAGGATGTCACGGAAGCCGAGCGCGCCCAGTTTGTCGCCGAGGCCGAGAAGATCACCACCGAGGCGATCATCCCCGCCTTCAAGCGCGCGCAGGCGCTGCTGCAAGCGCAGCTCCCGCTGACCACCGACCACGCCGGCATCTGCTGGCTGCCGGGCGGCGACAAAGCCTACGCCAACGCCCTCCGCCGCAGCACGACCACCGACATGACGGCCGAGCAGATCCATGCGCTCGGCCTCTCGGAGGTCGCGCGCATTGAGAAGGAAATGGACGCCCTGTTCCGGCAACTCGGCTACCAGGACGGCACCATCAAGGAGCGCATGGAAAAGCTCGAGGCCGACCAGCAGCCGAAGGAAGCCGACCCGCGCCCCGCCCTCCTGGCCCGTTTCGAATCGATCCTCCGGGACGCGCAGGAGCGGTCCAAGCTGGTGTTCGACATCACGCCCAAAGCGCCCGTCGTCGTGAAGCGCGAGCCGCCGTTCACCGAGAAGACCGCCGCCGCCCACTACACCGGCCCGGCCAAGGACGGCTCCCGCCCCGGCACGTTCTGGGCGCCGCTGCCCGGCCCCAAGTTCGAAATGGTGACAATGCGCACGCTCGTCTACCATGAGGGCGTCCCGGGCCACCACTTCCAGATCGCGCTGCAGCGCGAGACCGACAGCCTGCCGCGCTACCGGCGCGACGGCGTGTTCGGCGGCGGCTCGGCTTTCGCCGAGGGCTGGGCGCTTTACGCCGAGCAGCTGGCCGCGGAGAACAACTGGTATGACGGCGACCTCGTCGGCCACCTCGGCCAGCTCAACGACGAGCTCTTCCGCGCCCGCCGGCTGGTGGTCGACACCGGCCTGCACGCCATGAAATGGACGCGCCAGCAGGCGATCGACTACGGCATTCCCCCCTCGGAGGTGGAGCGTTACGTGGTCTGGCCCGGCCAGGCCTGCTCCTACAAGATCGGCCAGCTGAAGATCCTGGAGCTGCGCGCCAAGGCGAAGGCCGCGCTCGGGCCCAAGTTCGAGATCAAGCAATTCCACAATCTCGTCCTGCAGAACGGCAACGTGCCGCTGGCCGTGCTGGCGCAGGAGGTCGACGACTGGGTCGCGGCGAAGCGGTAG
- the rhlP gene encoding rhombotarget lipoprotein (RhlP (RHombo-target LipoProtein) is a family of predicted lipoproteins that, in general, co-occurs with a form of rhombosortase, and that has an apparent cleavage site for that enzyme, a GlyGly motif, near the C-terminus.), which produces MKSKSLPLLLGAILSLGLGGCATWYNSSRHEANSVVQFLYPDQSQPFIQPQIPTLRLPLRVGVAFVPPAPSKGQAWRAPEMISETQKALLLRRVAAEFKALPFVQSIEIVPTTYLRPGGGFDNLDQLHGLMGIDVVALVSYDQAQNTSDTPWSLSYWTIVGAYFVPAQKNDTHTLMEAVVYDIPSRSLLFRAPGVSMVNGHSTPIRTDAELRADSARSLDEAAKDLTVNLQQELELFKVRAKEEPQSIHIEHKPGYTGGGALDGWFAALLVLLLAGRFACPLICRSLLAGDSKRPTAGHLPNRL; this is translated from the coding sequence ATGAAATCCAAGTCCTTGCCCCTGCTCCTCGGCGCGATCCTATCCCTCGGTCTTGGCGGTTGCGCCACCTGGTATAACAGCAGCCGCCACGAGGCGAACAGCGTCGTGCAGTTCCTTTACCCGGACCAGAGCCAGCCCTTCATCCAGCCGCAGATTCCTACCTTGCGGCTGCCGTTGCGGGTCGGCGTGGCCTTCGTCCCGCCCGCACCCAGCAAGGGCCAGGCCTGGCGCGCGCCCGAGATGATTTCCGAGACGCAGAAAGCCCTCCTGCTGCGCCGGGTGGCCGCGGAGTTCAAGGCGCTGCCCTTTGTCCAGTCGATCGAGATCGTGCCGACGACCTACCTGCGCCCGGGCGGCGGGTTTGACAACCTGGACCAGCTCCATGGGCTCATGGGCATCGATGTCGTCGCCCTGGTGTCCTATGACCAGGCCCAGAACACCAGCGACACCCCGTGGAGTCTTTCCTACTGGACCATTGTCGGGGCGTATTTCGTGCCGGCCCAGAAGAACGACACCCACACGCTCATGGAGGCCGTCGTCTACGACATTCCCAGCCGGAGCCTGCTCTTCCGCGCGCCCGGGGTGAGCATGGTCAACGGTCACTCCACTCCCATCCGCACCGACGCCGAACTGCGGGCCGACTCGGCGCGCAGCCTCGACGAGGCCGCCAAGGATCTCACCGTCAACCTGCAGCAGGAACTCGAGCTCTTCAAGGTCCGCGCCAAGGAGGAGCCGCAGAGCATCCACATCGAGCACAAGCCCGGCTACACCGGCGGCGGCGCGTTGGACGGTTGGTTCGCCGCGCTGCTGGTGCTGCTGCTCGCCGGCCGTTTCGCCTGTCCCCTCATTTGCAGGAGCCTGCTTGCAGGCGATTCGAAACGCCCGACAGCAGGCCACCTACCCAATCGCCTGTAA
- a CDS encoding sodium-translocating pyrophosphatase, with translation MLKSYPWKRAGALATALAASASPALASEADIHIPDLNSVKFLGGSLSGNNVLMIGLAVCVLAMIYGWMQYVQTKNLPVHKSMADVSQIIWETCKTYLFQQGKFLAGLWVLIAVCMGYYFGVLSGNSTGHVIIILLASVLGILGSYGVAWFGIRINTVANSRAAFSALQGNPLATLLIPLKSGMSVGLVLVAIELFFMICILAFLPGDLAGPCFIGFAIGESLGASVLRICGGIFTKIADIGADLMKIVFQLPEDDPRNPGVIADCTGDNAGDSVGPTADGFETYGVTGVALIAFLALALAANPALCATLIVWLFAMRILMVLTSLASYWINDAVSKAIWGNAKNFNLEHPLTNLVWITSIVSIGVTYAASYVLLGHRMGYPDLWWVLSTIISLGTIAGALIPEFTKIFTSTESRHVKEVVTSSKQGGASLNILSGLVAGNFSAFWTGLCILSLMFGAYYFSGHPALQAMMPDQFRFAAPIFAFGLVAFGFLGMGPVTIAVDSFGPVTDNAQSVYELSQIEGKPGIAAEIEKDFGFKPDFEGAKHQLEKGDGAGNTFKATAKPVLIGTAVVGATTMVFGIIMMLQAHYSALDPHFSVLERLSLVHPEALMGLLMGGAVIYWFTGASTQAVVTGAYRAVVYIKDNMKLDAATAATEASKEVVKICTQYAQKGMINIFVVIFCFSLALAFFDPFFFIGYLVGMAFFGLFQAIFMANAGGAWDNAKKIVEVDLKMKNTPLHAATVVGDTVGDPFKDTSSVALNPVIKFTTLFGLLAVEIAVKMEPGLKHALGAAIFVVALVFVYRSFYGMRIPVDTAKKA, from the coding sequence ATGCTTAAATCCTACCCCTGGAAACGAGCGGGCGCCTTGGCCACTGCATTGGCCGCGTCCGCTTCCCCCGCCCTCGCCAGCGAGGCCGACATCCACATCCCCGACCTCAACTCCGTCAAGTTCCTTGGCGGCTCGCTGAGCGGCAACAACGTCCTGATGATCGGACTCGCGGTCTGCGTCCTCGCGATGATCTACGGCTGGATGCAATACGTGCAGACGAAGAACCTGCCGGTGCACAAGTCGATGGCCGACGTCTCCCAGATCATCTGGGAAACCTGCAAGACCTACCTCTTCCAGCAGGGCAAGTTCCTCGCCGGCCTCTGGGTCCTCATCGCCGTGTGCATGGGCTATTATTTCGGCGTGCTCTCGGGCAATTCCACCGGGCACGTCATCATCATCCTGCTGGCCTCGGTGCTCGGCATCCTCGGCAGCTATGGCGTCGCGTGGTTCGGCATCCGCATCAACACCGTCGCCAATTCCCGCGCGGCGTTCTCCGCCCTCCAGGGCAACCCGCTCGCCACCCTCCTCATCCCGCTCAAGTCCGGCATGAGCGTCGGCCTGGTCCTCGTCGCCATCGAGCTGTTCTTCATGATCTGCATCCTGGCGTTCCTGCCGGGCGATCTCGCCGGCCCGTGCTTCATCGGCTTCGCCATCGGCGAGTCCCTCGGCGCCTCGGTGCTTCGCATCTGCGGCGGCATCTTCACCAAGATCGCCGACATCGGCGCCGACCTGATGAAGATCGTCTTTCAGCTTCCGGAGGATGACCCGCGCAACCCCGGCGTCATCGCCGACTGCACCGGTGACAACGCCGGCGACTCCGTCGGGCCGACCGCCGACGGTTTCGAGACCTACGGCGTGACCGGCGTGGCGCTCATCGCCTTCCTCGCCCTCGCCCTCGCCGCCAACCCCGCGCTCTGCGCCACGCTCATCGTCTGGCTCTTCGCCATGCGCATCCTGATGGTGCTGACGTCGCTCGCCAGCTACTGGATCAACGACGCCGTCTCGAAGGCCATCTGGGGCAACGCGAAGAACTTCAACCTCGAGCACCCGCTGACCAACCTTGTCTGGATCACCTCGATCGTCTCGATCGGCGTCACCTACGCCGCCAGCTACGTGTTGCTCGGCCACCGCATGGGTTACCCCGACCTCTGGTGGGTGCTCTCGACCATCATCTCGCTCGGCACCATCGCCGGCGCGCTGATCCCGGAGTTCACCAAGATCTTCACCTCCACCGAAAGCCGCCACGTCAAGGAGGTCGTCACGTCCTCCAAGCAGGGCGGCGCCTCGCTCAACATCCTCAGCGGCCTCGTCGCGGGCAACTTCTCCGCGTTCTGGACCGGCCTCTGCATCCTCTCGCTGATGTTCGGCGCGTATTACTTTTCCGGCCACCCCGCCCTCCAGGCGATGATGCCCGACCAGTTCCGCTTCGCCGCGCCGATCTTCGCGTTCGGCCTCGTGGCCTTCGGCTTCCTCGGCATGGGCCCCGTCACCATCGCCGTCGACTCCTTCGGCCCGGTCACCGACAACGCCCAGTCCGTCTACGAACTCTCGCAGATCGAGGGCAAGCCCGGCATCGCCGCCGAGATCGAGAAGGACTTCGGGTTCAAGCCCGATTTCGAGGGCGCCAAGCACCAGCTCGAGAAGGGCGACGGCGCCGGCAACACCTTCAAGGCCACCGCCAAGCCCGTCCTCATCGGCACCGCGGTCGTCGGTGCCACCACGATGGTCTTCGGCATCATCATGATGCTGCAGGCGCACTACTCGGCCCTCGACCCGCACTTCAGCGTCCTCGAGCGCCTCTCGCTCGTGCACCCCGAGGCGCTCATGGGCCTCTTGATGGGCGGCGCGGTCATCTACTGGTTCACCGGCGCCTCCACGCAGGCCGTCGTCACCGGTGCCTACCGCGCGGTGGTCTACATCAAGGACAACATGAAGCTCGACGCCGCCACCGCGGCGACCGAGGCCTCGAAGGAGGTCGTGAAGATCTGCACGCAGTATGCGCAGAAGGGCATGATCAACATCTTCGTCGTCATCTTCTGCTTCAGCCTCGCGCTGGCGTTCTTCGACCCGTTCTTCTTCATCGGCTATCTCGTCGGCATGGCCTTCTTCGGCCTCTTCCAGGCCATCTTCATGGCCAACGCCGGCGGCGCCTGGGACAACGCCAAGAAGATCGTCGAGGTCGACCTCAAGATGAAGAACACCCCGCTGCACGCCGCGACCGTCGTCGGCGACACCGTGGGCGACCCGTTCAAGGACACCTCGTCCGTCGCGCTGAACCCCGTCATCAAGTTCACGACGCTCTTCGGCCTCCTCGCCGTCGAGATCGCCGTGAAAATGGAGCCCGGCCTGAAGCACGCGCTCGGCGCCGCGATCTTCGTCGTCGCGCTCGTGTTCGTGTATCGCAGCTTCTACGGCATGCGCATCCCGGTCGACACGGCGAAGAAAGCCTGA